One Podospora pseudopauciseta strain CBS 411.78 chromosome 5 map unlocalized CBS411.78m_5, whole genome shotgun sequence DNA window includes the following coding sequences:
- a CDS encoding uncharacterized protein (COG:G; EggNog:ENOG503NV3T), which yields MAPDHKACLIVIDGWGIPSEESPKNGDAIAAAETPVMDEFSRSATGFTELDASSLAVGLPEGLMGNSEVGHLNIGAGRVVWQDVVRIDQTIKQGKLAENDVIKKVMEAAKNSNGRLHLCGLVSHGGVHAKQTHLYALLEAAKQYGIPKVYIHFFGDGRDTDPKSGAGYLEELLAKIKELGIGEIATIVGRYYAMDRDKRWERVEIALKGLVLGEGEESTDPVKTIKERYDKGENDEFLKPIIVGGQESRIQDGDNVFFFNYRSDRVRQITQVLGDVDRSVLPDFPYPKINLVTMTQYKVDYPFEVAFKPQHMGNVLAEWLGKQGVKQVHVAETEKYAHVTFFFNGGVEKVFPLEVRDESQDLVPSNKSVATYDKAPEMSADGVAEQVVKRLGEGEFPFVMNNFAPPDMVGHTGVYEAAIVGCAATDKAIGKIYEGCKKNGYILFITSDHGNAEEMKFPDGKPKTSHTTNKVPFIMANAPEGWSLKKEEGVLGDVAPTVLAAMGLPIPEEMTGRSLLVRN from the exons ATGGCTCCCGATCACAAGGCTTGCCTGA TCGTGATTGACGGCTGGGGTATCCCCTCGGAGGAGTCTCCCAAGAATGGCGATGCTATTGCTGCCGCCGAAACCCCCGTCATGGACGAGTTCTCCAGGAGCGCCACCGGATTCACCGAGCTCGatgcctcctccctcgctgTCGGCCTCCCTGAGGGGCTGATGGGCAACTCCGAAGTTGGCCATCTCAACATTGGTGCCGGCCGTGTCGTCTGGCAGGATGTCGTCCGCATCGACCAAACGATCAAGCAGGGCAAGCTCGCCGAGAACGATGTGATCAAGAAGGTTAtggaggcggccaagaacAGCAATGGCCGTCTTCACTTGTGCGGTTTGGTCTCGCATGGTGGTGTG CACGCCAAGCAAACCCATCTTTATGCTCTCCTCGAGGCTGCCAAGCAGTATGGCATCCCCAAGGTCTACATCCACTTCTTTGGTGATGGCCGTGACACCGACCCCAAGTCCGGTGCCGGTTACCTGGAGGAACTGCtcgccaagatcaaggagctTGGTATTGGTGAGATTGCCACCATTGTCGGCAGATATTATGCCATGGACCGTGACAAGAGATGGGAACGTGTCGAGATCGCTCTCAAGGGCCTTGTCCTCGGCGAAGGCGAGGAGAGCACCGACCCGGTCAAGACCATCAAGGAGCGTTATGACAAGGGCGAGAACGACGAGTTTCTCAAACCCATCATTGTTGGTGGCCAGGAGTCTCGCATCCAGG ATGGTGATaacgtcttcttcttcaactaCCGTTCCGATCGTGTCCGCCAAATCACGCAGGTTTTGGGCGACGTCGACCGGTCAGTCCTCCCGGATTTCCCCTACCCCAAGATCAACTTGGTCACCATGACCCAGTACAAGGTCGACTACCCCTTCGAGGTTGCTTTCAAGCCCCAGCACATGGGCAATGTGCTTGCTGAATGGTTGGGCAAGCAGGGCGTCAAGCAGGTTCACGTTGCCGAGACGGAGAAGTATGCCCACGTCACCTTCTTTTTCaacggtggtgttgagaagGTGTTCCCTCTCGAGGTCCGTGACGAGAGCCAGGATCTTGTGCCCTCCAACAAGAGCGTCGCCACTTACGACAAGGCTCCCGAGATGAGCGCCGACGGTGTCGCCGAGCAGGTTGTCAAGCGTCTTGGTGAGGGCGAGTTCCCCTTCGTCATGAACAACTTTGCTCCTCCCGACATGGTTGGTCACACTGGTGTGTACGAGGCTGCCATCGTTGGCTGCGCGGCCACGGACAAGGCCATTGGCAAGATCTATGAGGGATGCAAGAAGAACGGCTACATTCTCTTCATCACGTCCGACCACGGCAACGCCGAGGAGATGAAGTTCCCCGACGGCAAGCCCAAGACGTctcacaccaccaacaaggtGCCCTTCATCATGGCCAACGC
- a CDS encoding uncharacterized protein (COG:K; EggNog:ENOG503NX2Y) translates to MADDTSHQVTTDLGHPLPRRSTPEKSVTLYHHRLAHEASKRFENEKQQSTLTSHPQPQIHAHPQATASPRRDSSGESNETDPKTWFDRSNNNPVGHYDASMDVDPPFFQKETDSSNEGRDGGGVIPDAPYPFEGGLRQTVTHSSSADDYRSVIDDLTIENKRLKEELKRYKQYGPPMMQKEKLFEIKIHGLPRRKKRELEATLRDFAASLEGSSDSPSWRKSSRQEKKNMYSSGDSKHASSSSSHSRPVDSAYASMSTGPSSHGPNSIGRSLGRPSVGSRAKSSQQKVENYLRDTPDGLLPRQMVMTDKEKKKLVVKRLEQLFTGKISGRNMHRNQSMSSLEAPAPPPDAVMGPPKMSEASREAFIQPLDPSQKKTRSRDNASTSNGDQTESGGHGNGSGDGNGSGGRGGNNTSPPSVPLPEQRPTRPVDLDPDRLQIPSENLKYIQHLGLVPEEFLVSKQTEYDDVAPDADGWVYLNLLGNLAQLHMLNVTPGFIRAAVSEKSTKFQLSPDGRKIRWRGGTDGTKFSSDSGDGSQKSPMTEDTDGSNESGQRKKLKKGQGGHSDSKFVPQASSRSDLFHYKPLFVHRTSSAETSVEGTGSLASDEVEDSNLENSKYGYSGSGSTQRKKRRHDGAIIYYSGAPFCTDLSGDPGDISPTTYMTSTGRDFPTLDSAPSLLQRSLSGSSLVIRPLSDSRPFVSETLGMEIDKYLPSDEETDDDMEFPWSDSSALVRPKMSETPLEPCGLGGVIPEDHFAVVVVTRRPINCVVDMHLRDRSVSVDNAEVIARRLECMRTSSPLPPRRNSRTGGTNSPIHIKYVEGRMLRLKPASLPPPAMYLPPFSSESDTDSGSIDMTSAENDDVEQDSTSQSLISRRANPHFSDARLEEDESEESEELGDVNMGADAVVGVVSDDAHRPPADRMESSSTGKVAMLLHPGSSVATAGGDESGYSSSMEDDAT, encoded by the coding sequence ATGGCGGACGACACAAGTCACCAAGTCACAACTGATTTAGGTCACCCTTTGCCGCGGCGATCCACGCCCGAGAAGTCGGTGACCctctaccaccaccgactGGCCCACGAGGCCAGCAAGAGATTTGAAAATGAAAAGCAACAGtccaccctcacctcacaCCCACAGCCGCAAATTCATGCGCACCCACAGGCCACAGCGTCGCCCAGGAGGGATTCTTCCGGAGAGAGCAATGAAACTGATCCCAAGACCTGGTTCGATcgctccaacaacaacccagtCGGCCATTATGATGCCTCGATGGACGTCGACCCACCGTTTTTCCAAAAGGAAACCGACTCTTCCAACGAGGGGCGAGACGGAGGTGGTGTCATTCCAGATGCCCCCTACCCGTTCGAGGGCGGCCTTCGCCAAACTGTCACCCACAGCAGCAGTGCCGACGACTACCGCAGTGTCATTGACGACTTGACCATCGAGAACAAGCGGTTAAAGGAGGAACTGAAGCGGTATAAGCAGTATGGGCCGCCCATGATGCAGAAGGAGAAGCTGTTTGAGATCAAGATTCACGGACTACCGAGGCGGAAGAAGCGCGAGTTGGAGGCCACGCTGCGAGACTTTGCCGCCAGTCTCGAGGGGTCGAGTGATTCACCATCGTGGAGGAAATCGAGCcgacaagaaaagaagaacatGTATTCTTCTGGGGACTCGAAGCATGcgtcatcgtcttcctcgcACTCGCGGCCCGTGGATTCGGCCTATGCATCCATGTCTACCGGACCTAGTTCCCACGGTCCCAACTCGATAGGGAGGTCGCTCGGACGCCCTTCTGTTGGTTCTCGCGCAAAGTCGTCGCAGCAAAAGGTGGAGAACTACCTTCGAGACACCCCCGACGGTCTGCTCCCGCGTCAGATGGTAATGacggacaaggagaagaagaaactgGTGGTCAAACGTCTCGAACAGTTATTCACGGGCAAAATCAGCGGGAGGAACATGCATCGGAACCAGTCCATGTCCTCGCTCGAGGCgcccgcaccaccaccggacGCCGTCATGGGACCACCCAAAATGTCGGAAGCCTCGCGAGAGGCGTTCATCCAGCCGCTGGATCCTAGCCAAAAGAAGACTCGTTCGAGAGATAATGCGTCGACATCCAATGGCGATCAGACGGAGAGCGGCGGTCACGGAAACGGAAGCGGCGATGGCAATGGAAGCGGAGGCAGAGGCGGAAACAAcacatcacctccctcggtCCCGCTGCCAGAACAGCGTCCAACTAGGCCAGTCGATTTGGACCCCGACCGATTGCAAATACCGTCCGAGAATCTAAAGTACATCCAACATCTTGGGCTGGTCCCCGAAGAGTTTCTGGTATCCAAACAGACCGAGTATGACGATGTTGCACCCGATGCGGACGGCTGGGTGTATCTCAACCTTCTCGGAAATCTCGCCCAGTTGCACATGCTCAACGTCACCCCGGGTTTCATCCGGGCCGCCGTCAGTGAGAAGAGCACCAAGTTCCAGCTCTCGCCAGATGGCCGGAAAATTCGATGGCGCGGAGGCACAGATGGGACCAAGTTTAGCAGCGACAGCGGGGACGGCTCACAAAAGAGCCCCATGACCGAGGACACTGATGGTTCCAATGAGAGTGGCCAGcgcaagaagctcaagaaggGTCAGGGCGGTCATTCTGACTCCAAATTTGTCCCGCAGGCATCCTCTCGCTCCGACCTGTTCCACTACAAGCCTCTGTTTGTCCATCGAACTTCTTCGGCAGAAACGTCGGTCGAGGGCACGGGATCCCTGGCATCGGATGAGGTCGAGGATAGCAACCTTGAAAATTCCAAGTATGGGTACAGTGGCTCTGGATCGACGCAGCGCAAGAAACGGCGACACGACGGTGCCATCATCTACTACAGCGGTGCCCCTTTCTGCACGGATCTGTCGGGTGATCCTGGTGACATATCACCCACCACCTATATGACCTCGACTGGCCGGGACTTTCCGACGCTCGACTCGGCACCGTCTCTGCTGCAGAGGAGCCTGTCTGGGTCGTCTCTCGTGATCCGACCGCTCAGCGATTCTCGGCCGTTTGTCTCGGAAACCCTGGGCATGGAAATTGACAAGTATCTGCCCAGTGACGAAGAGACGGACGACGACATGGAGTTCCCCTGGTCAGACAGCTCAGCACTTGTTCGACCGAAGATGTCCGAGACACCTCTCGAGCCCTGCGGTCTGGGCGGTGTAATACCAGAAGACCACtttgctgtggttgtggtgacCCGTCGGCCAATCAACTGCGTTGTGGACATGCACCTGCGCGATAGGTCGGTGTCGGTGGACAATGCGGAAGTTATTGCTCGTCGACTGGAGTGTATGAGGACCTCGTCGCCGCTGCCACCTCGACGGAATAGCAGGACGGGTGGAACCAACTCTCCCATTCACATCAAGTATGTCGAGGGACGGATGCTTCGTCTGAAGCCGGCTTCTCTGCCGCCCCCAGCCATGTATCTTCCTCCTTTTAGCAGCGAGTCCGACACGGATTCTGGAAGCATCGACATGACTTCGGCAGAGAATGACGATGTGGAACAGGACAGCACTTCCCAGAGCTTGATTTCGAGGCGGGCCAACCCTCACTTCTCGGATGCTcgcttggaggaggatgaatcCGAGGAGTCTGAGGAGCTCGGTGATGTGAATATGGGAGCAGATGCTGTGGTGGGAGTTGTTTCGGACGATGCCCACCGTCCGCCTGCTGACCGGATGGAGAGCTCGAGCACTGGGAAGGTGGCCATGCTTTTACACCCAGGAAGCTCTGTTGCGACTGCGGGAGGGGATGAGAGCGGATATTCTAGCTCgatggaggatgatgctACTTGA
- the gpi1_1 gene encoding pig-Q (COG:M; COG:O; EggNog:ENOG503NXZC), which produces MPENDGLMRIFWPADLPRSDLRGVVVGWRNSALDVFVLAILEEVEPRNVDSALKLGTLTRNAPHPVSRIYELCGQSSLHILGLSNTSDDVQIDPSWIRATTGPSIRVPIITCARASNIQIILFERPFPGRMQYISLSPIALALGDKHETFRIGLSDGAEEADEREERLKKEKKKKLVEKLKQHSIFKRTPSAKERALPKIVNQINWARELEKLMQKNVSRIGTRPKRSLSVSERVVESATTMRDIILVWLWNLVTVYVLPVIKKLFVIGLMAHRIAAEVLLTVLEWRARPKYAALKDISATAQQVEIRLQQFCYWPMQYVTLRLRKNDWESVTTSHPDYIRFYNSLWLVANDVIIGIALGSYVIDNSSWLADEISHLLTQYTVEALQSSISWLMGWPAGLKLNSELALFLGDLFLWVIEYWSSCIETLRPVLPHMIWFIGFSSFAGASMPIALFSDLTSILTIHIYSFYLASARIYHWQLNILISLFHLFRGKKHNVLRNRIDSCDYDLDQLLVGTILFTLLFFLLPTVVVFYLNFAIARMVIISLKAVFDTMLSFLNHFPLFALMLRIKDPGRLPGGIRFELRDTQEIRHGVNDTTKPIPSTSVIHLKSIPLSFKAMFHQYFQMGHRIRKHYLSPRVLLCLLTGKFVPPLDRRNLYSLQYSMLPARRAGIMEMWDAVNSLPSPKRRTAPLYIPALANGRRYPSNSGGGRSRSYG; this is translated from the exons ATGCCAGAGAATGATGGCTTGATGCGCATATTCTGGCCGGCCGACCTGCCACGATCCGACCTgaggggtgtggtggtggggtggaggaaCTCGGCCCTGGACGTGTTTGTGCTGGCCATTctggaagaggtggag CCCCGAAACGTCGACAGCGCCTTGAAGCTTGGCACCCTCACGCGAAACGCGCCCCATCCAGTAAGCCGCATCTATGAGCTGTGCGGGCAGTCGTCTCTGCATATTTTGGGACTGTCGAATACTTCAGACGACGTACAGATCGACCCATCATGGATCCGAGCGACGACCGGGCCGAGCATACGTGTACCGATAATCACATGCGCCAGGGCCTCGAATATTCAGATCATACTCTTCGAACGACCTTTTCCCGGAAGGATGCAGTACATCTCCTTGAGTCCCATAGCTCTGGCCCTGGGCGACAAGCATGAGACATTCAGGATCGGTCTTTCAGAcggcgccgaggaggccgacGAACGAGAGGAGCGGCtcaaaaaggagaagaagaaaaaactGGTCGAGAAATTGAAGCAACACTCTATATTCAAGCGGACCCCGTCGGCCAAAGAGAGAGCGCTGCCCAAAATTGTGAATCAAATCAACTGGGCGCgggagctcgagaagctgaTGCAGAAGAATGTCTCGAGGATAGGAACAAGGCCCAAGAGAAGTTTGAGTGTGTCTGAGAGGGTTGTTGAATCGGCGACAACCATGCGAGACATAATACTGGTATGGCTATGGAACTTGGTGACGGTCTATGTCCTGCCCGTTATCAAGAAGCTGTTCGTGATCGGGCTGATGGCGCATCGGATCGCTGCCGAGGTGCTCTTGACGGTGCTCGAGTGGCGGGCTCGACCAAAATATGCTGCGCTGAAGGACATATCTGCCACAGCCCAGCAAGTCGAGATTCGGCTTCAGCAGTTTTGCTACTGGCCGATGCAGTATGTAACACTGCGGCTTAGGAAAAACGACTGGGAGAGTGTTACCACCAGCCATCCCGACTACATTCGCTTCTACAACAGCTTGTGGTTGGTAGCCAATGATGTTATCATTGGTATTGCGTTGGGGTCATACGTCATCGACAATTCCAGCTGGCTTGCGGATGAGATCAGCCACCTCTTGACGCAGTACACGGTCGAGGCTCTGCAGAGCAGTATTTCGTGGCTCATGGGATGGCCAGCGGGGCTGAAGCTCAACAGCGAACTGGCATTGTTTCTAGGGGATTTGTTTCTGTGGGTTATTGAGTACTGGTCCA GTTGTATTGAGACTCTCCGTCCGGTTCTACCTCACATGATTTGGTTTATTGGTTTCTCCAGCTTTGCCGGAGCCAGCATGCCAATCGCCTTGTTCTCGGATCTGACATCGATCTTGACGATACACATTTATTCGTTCTACTTGGCATCTGCGAGGATCTACCATTGGCAGCTCAACATCCTGATCTCGCTCTTCCACCTATTTCGCGGCAAGAAGCACAATGTACTGAGGAACCGCATCGACTCGTGCGACTACGACCTGGATCAGCTGCTGGTTGGCACCATTCTTTTCaccttgctcttctttttgcttcCAACCGTGGTGGTATTCTACCTTAATTTTGCCATCGCCCGCATGGTCATCATATCGCTCAAGGCGGTTTTCGATACCATGCTTTCATTTTTGAATCACTTTCCACTTTTTGCGCTTATGTTGAGGATCAAAGACCCTGGGAGGTTACCAG GCGGAATTCGTTTTGAACTTCGAGATACCCAAGAAATTAGACACGGCGTTAATGACACGACGAAACCAATACCTTCGACTTCTGTAATTCACTTGAAG TCCATACCCCTGAGCTTCAAAGCCATGTTCCATCAGTACTTTCAGATGGGACACCGCATCCGAAAACACTACTTGTCCCCGCGCGTATTGCTCTGCCTACTCACAGGCAAATTTGTGCCACCGCTTGATCGCAGAAACTTGTACAGTCTGCAGTACAGCATGCTTCCAGCACGCAGAGCCGGCATCATGGAGATGTGGGACGCGGTCAACTCGCTGCCGTCTCCAAAGCGGAGAACGGCACCGCTGTATATACCCGCATTGGCCAACGGGAGGAGATATCCGAGTAATTCTGGCGGTGGGAGGTCACGAAGTTATGGGTAG
- the RRP6 gene encoding exosome nuclease subunit (COG:J; BUSCO:EOG0926158Y; EggNog:ENOG503NVCS): MESSQDYNSLREAIQPALITVTRSAGVVANEDLQFQRTVRPSVGDKLDKTADRMLGLVNGLLKSSSKVTGQSTTKLEDIDDIEIKWRGIVDVIDSFLEKADTCLDEYTGLIKRKNAPTVEEGRDPKRSKSTAPLDWSLKRANIVKPQNGFEKKPNNFDKGPWKPILTKKPHAIVPLEQSFNTILNEEHTTQYQNPYQPEIEAMKYPSHVFESREPIKYLDVESTKPIWVDTWEGALEMVEELKKAREIAIDLEHHDFRTYTGLLSLMQISTREKDWIVDTLVPWRHRLEVLNEVFADPGIVKVFHGAFMDVVWLQRDLGVYVVGLFDTHHASTVLGYGGGSLAFLLKKFVGFEADKRWQLADWRIRPLPAEMLYYARADTHYLLYVYDMIRNDLAAAAHTVHPDGKPIERVIAKSKKTALSRYENPAFDEETGLGDRGWYNYLARSSYVYNKEEFAVFRALWNWRDKTAREEDESTGFVMKEHVMAEIVRIMPSDKKALWSLLDGHARNLKGRLDELFGVVQEGREKGLAGGVSLLQFLSGGSGLAQAQIVPKVQKEEAVDIKELRSEKSQLWGNVPLSSAWEDKGGKKEGEDDEVLELPLYYSAAQEEEEVGGGDVEERVPVLKSAAEVYGQEEQEQENQEFTLKTGRKRKASEADMYSGPEEQVEDEEDVEEDVEMEDVTTPADGEQEDDSEEEDVEAAKKTAKQEKKLRRKAAKKAKREAAAQEQAEEGDEKEAEVDEEARREAKRAERKARKAAKRAAKAQEQQQEEEEEEEEEAFDYSKAASVLKADGGARSEFDDKRKGKKGKKEKVFDPYAAKTGSDLKGVRNRNYERAGRSATFRK, encoded by the exons ATGGAGTCATCACAAGATTACAACTCTCTCCGAGAGGCCATCCAACCCGCCCTCATCACCGTCACTCGATCAGCCGGTGTCGTCGCAAACGAGGATCTCCAATTCCAGCGCACCGTCCGCCCATCCGTCGGCGACAAGCTCGACAAGACCGCCGATCGCATGCTGGGCTTGGTCAACGGGCTGCTCAAGTCTTCCTCCAAGGTGACGGGACAGTCGACGACCAAGCTGGAGGATATCGACGATATCGAGATCAAGTGGAGAGGCATCGTCGACGTGATCGATTCGTTCCTTGAGAAGGCCGACACCTGCCTTGACGAGTACACCGGTTTGATCAAGAGAAAGAATGCGCCCACTGTCGAAGaa GGCCGCGACCCCAAGCGATCGAAATCGACGGCGCCGCTCGACTGGTCTCTCAAGCGCGCCAACATTGTCAAGCCCCAGAATGGGTTCGAGAAGAAGCCCAATAACTTTGACAAGGGGCCGTGGAAGCCCATCTTGACGAAGAAGCCACATGCGATTGTTCCGTTGGAGCAGTCTTTCAACACCATTCTTAATGAAGAGCACACTACCCA ATACCAGAATCCTTACCAGCCCGAAATTGAAGCGATGAAATACCCCAGCCATGTGTTCGAGTCAAGAGAGCCGATCAAGTACCTCGACGTCGAGAGCACCAAGCCGATTTGGGTGGACACGTGGGAGGGAGCGCTGGAGATGGtcgaggagctgaagaaggcgagggagattgCGATTGATTTGGAGCATCACGACTTTCGGACTTATACGGGTCTGTTGTCGCTCATGCAGATCAGCACGAGGGAGAAGGATTGGATTGTGGACACTTTGGTGCCGTGGAGGCACAGGTTGGAGGTGCTGAATGAGGTTTTTGCTGACCCGGGGATTGTGAAGGTTTTCCATGGGGCGTTTATGGATGTGGTGTGGCTGCAGAGGGACTTGGGGGTGTAcgtggtggggttgtttgaCACGCATCATGCGTCGACTGTGTTGGGGTATGGGGGGGGGAGTTTGGCGTTTTTGCTGAAGAAGTTTGTGGGGTTTGAGGCGGATAAGAGGTGGCAGCTGGCTGATTGGAGGATTAG GCCGTTGCCGGCGGAGATGCTGTATTATGCCCGGGCTGATACGCATTACTTGCTTTATGTCTACGACATGATCCGGAATGATCTTGCTGCCGCGGCGCACACTGTCCATCCGGATGGGAAGCCGATTGAGCGGGTGATtgccaagtccaagaagactGCTTTGTCTAGGTACGAGAACCCTGCTTTTGACGAGGAGACTGGGCTGGGGGATCGGGGGTGGTATAACTACCTTGCGAGGTCGAGTTATGTCTACaacaaggaggagtttgcGGTTTTTAGGGCGTTGTGGAACTGGAGGGATAAGACGGCaagggaagaggacgagAGCACGGGGTTTGTGATGAAGGAGCATGTTATGGCGGAGATTGTGAGGATTATGCCTAGCGACAAGAAGGCGCTTTGGAGCTTGCTGGATGGGCACGCGAGGAATTTGAAGGGGAGGCTGGACGAGTTGTTTGGGGTTGtgcaggaggggagggagaaggggctTGCCGGGGGGGTGAGTTTGTTGCAGTTTCTTAGTGGGGGGAGTGGTTTGGCGCAGGCGCAGATTGTGCCCAAGGtgcagaaggaggaggcggtggataTTAAGGAGTTGAGGAGTGAGAAGTCGCAGTTGTGGGGGAATGTGCCGTTGAGTTCGGCTTGGGAGGataagggggggaagaaggagggtgaggatgatgaggtgcTGGAGCTTCCTCTTTACTATAGCGCTGcgcaagaggaggaggaggttgggggtggtgatgtggaggagagggttcCAGTGCTCAAATCTGCTGCTGAGGTTTATGGtcaggaggagcaggagcaggagaatcAGGAGTTTACACTCAAGACGGGGAGAAAGCGCAAGGCGAGCGAGGCGGATATGTACTCTGGTCCGGAGGAGCaagtggaggatgaggaagatgttgaggaggatgtggaaaTGGAGGATGTCACCACCCCTGCAGATGGTGAACAAGAAGATGactcggaagaggaggatgtcgaggcggcgaagaagactgctaagcaggagaagaaacTCAGAAGGAAGGCTGCTAAGAAGGCTAAGCGGGAGGCGGCTGCACAGGAGCAGgctgaagagggggatgaaAAGGAAGCGGaagtggatgaggaggcgaggagggaggcgaagAGGGCCGAGCGGAAGGCTAGGAAGGCTGCTAAGAGGGCTGCCAAGGCACAGGAGCAAcagcaggaggaagaggaggaggaggaggaggaggcgtttGATTACAGCAAGGCTGCTTCTGTGCTCAAGGCTGACGGGGGGGCGAGGTCGGAGTTTGATGacaagaggaaggggaagaagggcaagaaggagaaggtctTTGATCCGTATGCTGCGAAGACGGGGTCGGATTTGAAGGGTGTGAGGAATAGGAATTATGAGAGGGCGGGGAGGTCGGCTACTTTTAGGAAGTGA
- a CDS encoding uncharacterized protein (COG:O; EggNog:ENOG503NXR3), translating to MINMAHQEDAKERFYRNFRMQQANIQEQITHLPSIAPVAGERQDATEVILTNISRLTNDVRDATHFLPAYDHRVYTDAVNTLRKELDETTAKLAPKSRFQFRPRPPAAVDGDDAPKSDSRRLVNNRDGTKGEKTNGQPPISPPLSPGGGGSRGRSRSPRAIKVEGERDAVITLPADHSRTSSVGQLIDLSSCVVNLCSPTVEASRAAPFASLMLKGVEKSVVVAGHVDGPVHVTGLKRCVVVVTARQVRIHDCEEVDFYLWVRSEPIIEGCKGVRFAPLPEGMETGAEGENKWKEVKDFLWLKEGQSPNWGVLGEGERVKGEVWRGVMGDEGGDVKGVLGRFGIA from the coding sequence ATGATCAACATGGCCCACCAAGAAGACGCCAAAGAGCGCTTCTACCGCAACTTTCGCATGCAGCAAGCCAACATCCAAGAACAAATCactcacctcccctccatcgccCCCGTTGCCGGCGAGCGCCAGGATGCCACAGAGGTGATTCTGACCAACATTTCCCGCCTGACCAACGACGTGAGGGACGCTACGCATTTTCTGCCGGCGTACGATCATAGGGTGTACACCGACGCGGTGAACACCCTCCGGAAAGAGCTGGATGAGACGACGGCGAAGCTCGCGCCCAAGAGTCGGTTTCAGTTCCGGCCAAGACCGCCGGCAgcggttgatggtgatgatgcccCGAAGAGTGATTCCCGCCGGTTGGTGAACAACAGGGATGGGACcaagggggagaagacgaATGGCCAGCCGCCGATCTCACCGCCTTTGTcgcccggtggtggtgggagcagGGGAAGGTCGAGGAGTCCGAGGGCGAtcaaggtggagggggagagggatgcTGTCATCACGCTGCCGGCAGATCACTCGCGGACTTCGTCGGTGGGGCAGCTTATTGATCTGTCTAGCTGTGTGGTCAACCTTTGCTCTCCTACTGTGGAAGCTAGTCGGGCGGCGCCGTTTGCGAGTTTGATGCTCAAGGGGGTTGAGAAGAGTGTTGTTGTGGCGGGGCATGTGGATGGCCCGGTTCATGTGACGGGGCTCAAGAggtgtgtggttgttgtgacGGCGAGGCAGGTGAGGATTCATGACtgtgaggaggtggacttTTATTTGTGGGTGAGGAGCGAGCCGATTATTGAGGGGTGCaagggggtgaggtttgCGCCGTTGCCGGAGGGGATGGAGACaggggcagagggggagaacaagtggaaggaggtgaaggatTTCTTGTggttgaaggaggggcagagTCCCAACTGGGgggtgctgggggagggggagagggtgaaaggggaggtttggaggggggtgatgggggatgagggaggggatgtgaagggggtgctggggaggtttgggattgCTTAG
- the gpi1_2 gene encoding pig-Q (COG:M; COG:O; EggNog:ENOG503NXZC), protein MSQSLAPECNELKERYDTCFLKWYSEKYLRGISTSDNNECATMFKEYNVCLKRALKERGIDKLLDEAREDFKENDAALLGKKKSHDKLPKACSAGSTPPPPRDSMHPFSVLTLGIFVAGYITARWDLVTRLYELAIFAWDYGVVVMLAHPLFPPRLRLSPPASLSNLRTSAQSRAAKGFAALSLVFLLIFIPVERLAARESTLHPRAPGSGVSAREQLRRRGSF, encoded by the exons ATGTCTCAATCACTTGCCCCAGAATGCAACGAGCTGAAAGA ACGCTACGACACCTGCTTCTTGAAATGGTACAGCGAAA AGTACCTGAGGGGGATCAGTACCTCGGACAATAACGAATGCGCCACCATGTTTAAGGAGTACAACGTCTGCTTAAAG CGCGCACTCAAGGAACGGGGGATAGACAAGTTGCTGGACGAGGCCCGCGAAGACTTTAAAGAGAATGATGCAGCGctgctggggaagaagaagt CCCACGACAAACTCCCCAAGGCATGCTCCGCCGGTagcacaccaccacccccacgcGATTCTATGCACCCCTTTTCCGTCTTGACACTCGGCATCTTCGTAGCTGGCTACATCACCGCCCGATGGGACCTGGTCACTCGCCTCTATGAGCTTGCCATCTTTGCTTGGGATTACGGAGTGGTTGTAATGCTCGcccaccccctcttcccccctcgTCTCCGCTTAAGCCCCCCCGCCTCGTTGTCTAACCTGCGCACGTCTGCACAGTCTCGAGCCGCCAAAGGCTTTGCCGCGCTTTCACTTGTGTTCCTGCTCATCTTTATACCCGTGGAACGTCTCGCAGCCCGGGAGTCGACTCTC CACCCGCGAGCACCCGGATCCGGCGTATCGGCCAGAGAGCAGTTGAGAAGACGGGGATCTTTCTAG